The following nucleotide sequence is from Streptomyces sp. NBC_00237.
ACATTCCGGTGGTTCCGGTCGAAGAGCCCGTCCTGGAGGCCGTTCCGGAGGCCGCCCAGGAGCCCGCCCAGGAGCCCGCCCAGGAGCCCGTCCAGTACGACGACGGATTCGGCAGCGAGATCGGTGTCGGCCCGCACCCCGAGCCCTGGCCCGAGAGTGAGCGGTACGACCCCGAGCTGCTCGCGCACGGCGACCGGCGCAATGTCGTCGATCCGTACCGGTACTGGACGCGGGAGGCGATCGTCGCCGACCTGGACACCCGGCGGCACGACTTCCACGTGGCCGTGGAGAACTGGGGCCACGACTTCAACATCGGGTCCGTGGTGCGTACCGCGAACGCCTTCCTCGCGAAGGAGATCCACATCGTGGGGCGGCGTCGCTGGAACCGGCGCGGGGCCATGGTCACCGACCGCTACCAGCACGTGCGCCACCACCCGGACACCGAGTCGCTGACCGCGTGGGCGGCGGCCGAGGGCCTGCCGATCATCGGTATCGACAACCTGCCGGGGGCGGTCCCCCTGGAGCGGACGGTGCTGCCCGAGCGGTGTGTGCTGCTGTTCGGGCAGGAGGGACCCGGGCTCACCGAGGAGGCGCGGGCGCACGCGTCGATGGTGTGCTCGATCGCGCAGTTCGGGTCGACGCGGTCGATCAACGCGGGGGCCGCGGCGGCCATCGCGATGCACGCCTGGGTGCAGCGGTACGCGGACGTGCCGGAGCCGTCGTAGGCCCTTGAGGGGCGGGGAATGCCGCGGTCCGCGTTGGGGGTGCGCACCGCGGCATCCGTTTGTCCGGTACGTCGCCGTCACGCCTGGCGGCGTACCTCCACCGTCCGGAAGCGGTTGGCCACGAACGCGCCGTCGCACAGTGCGGCGTTCGCGGCCGGGTTGCCGCCGGAACCGTGGAAGTCGGAGAACGCGGCGGTCTGGTTGACGTACACCCCGCCCGTCAGGTTCAGCGAGAGCTGCGCGGACTCCTCCAGGCAGACCTCCTCGACGGCCCTCTCCACCTCGTTGGACGTCGTGTACGCGCCGACCGTCATGGCGCCCTTGTCGCGGACCGTACGGCGCAGCAGCTCGACCGCGTCGGCCGTGGAGTCCATGGCGACGGCGAAGGACACCGGGCCGAAGCACTCCGAGAGGTAGGCCGCCTCAGCGTCCGGCTTCGCGCCGTCCAGTTTGACGATGACGGGCGTACGGACCGTCGCGTCGGGGAAGTCGGGGTTGGCGATCTCCCGTGAGGGGAGGGCGACTTCACCGAGTCCGGCCGCGGCCTCCAGACGGGCCTTCACGTCCGGGTTGACCAGCGCGCCCAGCAAGGCGTTCGCACGGGCGTCGTCGCCGAGCAGGCCGCCGACCGACTTCGCGAGGTCGCCGACCACCTCGTCGTACGACTTGGCGCCCGCGTCGGTGGTGATGCCCTCGCGGGGGATGAGGAAGTTCTGCGGGGTGGTGCACATCTGGCCGCTGTAGAGGGACAGCGAGAACGCCAGGTTGGAGAGCATGCCCTTGTAGTCGTCGGTGGAGTCGACGAGCACCGTGTTGACGCCGGCCTTCTCCGTGTAGACCTGCGCCTGGCGGGCGTTGGCCTCCAGCCAGTCGCCGAACGCCGTCGACCCCGTGTAGTCGATGATCTTGATCTCGGGGCGGGTGGCGAGCGTCTTGGCGATGCCCTCGCCGGGGCGCTCGGCGGCCAGCGCCACCAGGTTGGGGTCGAAGCCCGCCTCGGCGAGGACCTCGCGGGCGACCTTCACCGTCATGGCGAGCGGCAGCACCGCGCGCGGGTGCGGCTTGACCAGGACCGGGTTGCCGGTGGCCAGCGAGGCGAACAGGCCCGGATAGCCGTTCCAGGTGGGGAAGGTGTTGCAGCCGATGAGCAGCGCGATGCCGCGCGGGACTGCCGTGAACGCCTTCGACAGGTTGAGCGGGTCGCGCTTGCCCTGCGGCTTCGACCAGTCGGCGGCGGCGGGCACGCGGGTCTGCTCGACGTAGGCGTACGCCACCGCTTCCAGGCCGCGGTCCTGGGCGTGCGGGCCGCCCGCCTGGAGCGCCATCATGAATGCCTGGCCGCTGGTGTGCATGACCGCGTGCGCGAACTCGTGCGTGCGGGCGTTGATCCTGGCCAGGATCTCCAGACAGACCACGGCGCGCGCCTCGGGGCCCGCGTCGCGCCAGGCGCCCATGCCGGCGCGCATGGCGGGCAGCAGGACGTCGATGTCGGCGTGCGGGTACGAGACGCCCAGCTCGGGACCGTACGGGGAGACTTCGCCGCCGTCGGAGGCGGAGCCGCCCACCCAGCCGTCGGTGCCCGGCTGGCCGTCCAGCTCGAAGCGGGTGTTCTTCAGCGCTTCGAACGCCGCGAGGCCGTCGGCCGCCGCGCTCTCGCCGTACGCCTTGGGGTGCTCGGGGTGCGGGGACCAGTAGGCGCGCGTGCGGATCGCGTCGAGGGCCTGGTCGAGTGTG
It contains:
- a CDS encoding TrmH family RNA methyltransferase, translating into MEAVPEAAQEPAQEPAQEPVQYDDGFGSEIGVGPHPEPWPESERYDPELLAHGDRRNVVDPYRYWTREAIVADLDTRRHDFHVAVENWGHDFNIGSVVRTANAFLAKEIHIVGRRRWNRRGAMVTDRYQHVRHHPDTESLTAWAAAEGLPIIGIDNLPGAVPLERTVLPERCVLLFGQEGPGLTEEARAHASMVCSIAQFGSTRSINAGAAAAIAMHAWVQRYADVPEPS
- the paaN gene encoding phenylacetic acid degradation protein PaaN, whose product is MQSPQKLTQLTETHRPTLDQALDAIRTRAYWSPHPEHPKAYGESAAADGLAAFEALKNTRFELDGQPGTDGWVGGSASDGGEVSPYGPELGVSYPHADIDVLLPAMRAGMGAWRDAGPEARAVVCLEILARINARTHEFAHAVMHTSGQAFMMALQAGGPHAQDRGLEAVAYAYVEQTRVPAAADWSKPQGKRDPLNLSKAFTAVPRGIALLIGCNTFPTWNGYPGLFASLATGNPVLVKPHPRAVLPLAMTVKVAREVLAEAGFDPNLVALAAERPGEGIAKTLATRPEIKIIDYTGSTAFGDWLEANARQAQVYTEKAGVNTVLVDSTDDYKGMLSNLAFSLSLYSGQMCTTPQNFLIPREGITTDAGAKSYDEVVGDLAKSVGGLLGDDARANALLGALVNPDVKARLEAAAGLGEVALPSREIANPDFPDATVRTPVIVKLDGAKPDAEAAYLSECFGPVSFAVAMDSTADAVELLRRTVRDKGAMTVGAYTTSNEVERAVEEVCLEESAQLSLNLTGGVYVNQTAAFSDFHGSGGNPAANAALCDGAFVANRFRTVEVRRQA